One region of Pogona vitticeps strain Pit_001003342236 chromosome 1, PviZW2.1, whole genome shotgun sequence genomic DNA includes:
- the SELENOI gene encoding ethanolaminephosphotransferase 1 isoform X2 encodes MAGYEYVSAEQLAGFDKYKYSAVDNNPLSLYVMHPFWNTVVKIFPMWLAPNLITFCGFLLLVFNFFLMAYFDRDFYASAPDQEHVPSGVWVVVGLLNFMAYTLDGVDGKQARRTQSSTPLGELFDHGLDSWACMFFVVTVYSTFGRGTNGVSVFVLYLLLWVVLFSFILSHWEKYNTGILFLPWGYDISQVTISVVYIVTSIVGVEVWYSPFLFNFLYRDLFVAMIIGCAVLVTVPMSLLNYYKAYKTRTLKHRSFYEAMLPFLSPVLLFILCTAWIFWSPSDILEAHPRLFYFLVGTAFANISCRLIVCQMSNTRCQPLNWLLLPLALVVLLVTSNALPEHETFLLYLVTTFITLAHIHYGVCVVSQLSKHFNICTFSLRKPSSD; translated from the exons TACAGTGCTGTGGACAACAACCCGCTCTCCCTCTACGTGATGCACCCCTTCTGGAACACGGTGGTGAAG ATTTTCCCTATGTGGCTGGCCCCAAATTTGATAACGTTTTGCGGCTTCCTGCTGCTTGTCTTCAACTTCTTCCTCATGGCGTACTTTGACCGCGACTTTTATGCCTCTG CGCCGGATCAGGAGCATGTCCCGAGCGGAGTGTGGGTCGTCGTGGGTCTCCTCAATTTCATGGCTTACACGTTAG ATGGCGTGGACGGGAAGCAGGCGCGTCGCACCCAGTCCAGCACGCCGCTGGGGGAGCTCTTTGACCACGGCCTGGACAGCTGGGCCTGCATGTTCTTCGTGGTGACCGTCTACTCCACCTTCGGCCGGGGGACCAACGGCGTCAGCGTCTTCGTCCTCTACCTCCTCCTGTGGGTGGTCTTGTTCTCCTTCATCCTCTCCCACTGGGAGAAGTACAACACGGGGATCCTCTTCCTACCCTGGGGGTACGACATCAGCCAGGTG ACCATTTCTGTCGTGTATATTGTGACGTCCATCGTTGGGGTGGAAGTCTGGTACAGCCCTTTCCTCTTCAATTTCTTATACCGGGACCTGTTCGTTGCGATGATCATCG GTTGTGCCGTCCTGGTCACCGTTCCTATGAGCCTGCTGAATTACTACAA AGCCTACAAAACGCGAACCCTGAAGCACCGGTCCTTCTACGAGGCCATGTTGCCCTTCCTGTCCCCGGTGCTGCTCTTCATCCTGTGCACTGCCTGGATCTTCTGGTCGCCGTCCGATATCCTGGAGGCCCACCCCCGCCTTTTCTACTTCTTGGTGGGGACGGCCTTTGCTAACATCTCT TGCCGCCTGATCGTCTGCCAGATGAGCAACACGCGATGCCAGCCGCTCAACTGGCTGCTCCTCCCGCTCGCCCTCGTCGTCTTGTTGGTGACCTCCAACGCCCTGCCGGAGCACGAGACCTTCCTCCTCTACTTGGTCACCACCTTCATTACCCTGGCCCACATCCATTATGGAGTCTGTGTG gtgAGCCAGCTGAGTAAGCATTTCAACATCTGCACCTTTTCGCTGCGAAAGCCCAGCTCCGATTGA
- the SELENOI gene encoding ethanolaminephosphotransferase 1 isoform X1, whose translation MAGYEYVSAEQLAGFDKYKYSAVDNNPLSLYVMHPFWNTVVKIFPMWLAPNLITFCGFLLLVFNFFLMAYFDRDFYASAPDQEHVPSGVWVVVGLLNFMAYTLDGVDGKQARRTQSSTPLGELFDHGLDSWACMFFVVTVYSTFGRGTNGVSVFVLYLLLWVVLFSFILSHWEKYNTGILFLPWGYDISQVTISVVYIVTSIVGVEVWYSPFLFNFLYRDLFVAMIIGCAVLVTVPMSLLNYYKAYKTRTLKHRSFYEAMLPFLSPVLLFILCTAWIFWSPSDILEAHPRLFYFLVGTAFANISCRLIVCQMSNTRCQPLNWLLLPLALVVLLVTSNALPEHETFLLYLVTTFITLAHIHYGVCVVSQLSKHFNICTFSLRKPSSDULDVEVAAEEKVGL comes from the exons TACAGTGCTGTGGACAACAACCCGCTCTCCCTCTACGTGATGCACCCCTTCTGGAACACGGTGGTGAAG ATTTTCCCTATGTGGCTGGCCCCAAATTTGATAACGTTTTGCGGCTTCCTGCTGCTTGTCTTCAACTTCTTCCTCATGGCGTACTTTGACCGCGACTTTTATGCCTCTG CGCCGGATCAGGAGCATGTCCCGAGCGGAGTGTGGGTCGTCGTGGGTCTCCTCAATTTCATGGCTTACACGTTAG ATGGCGTGGACGGGAAGCAGGCGCGTCGCACCCAGTCCAGCACGCCGCTGGGGGAGCTCTTTGACCACGGCCTGGACAGCTGGGCCTGCATGTTCTTCGTGGTGACCGTCTACTCCACCTTCGGCCGGGGGACCAACGGCGTCAGCGTCTTCGTCCTCTACCTCCTCCTGTGGGTGGTCTTGTTCTCCTTCATCCTCTCCCACTGGGAGAAGTACAACACGGGGATCCTCTTCCTACCCTGGGGGTACGACATCAGCCAGGTG ACCATTTCTGTCGTGTATATTGTGACGTCCATCGTTGGGGTGGAAGTCTGGTACAGCCCTTTCCTCTTCAATTTCTTATACCGGGACCTGTTCGTTGCGATGATCATCG GTTGTGCCGTCCTGGTCACCGTTCCTATGAGCCTGCTGAATTACTACAA AGCCTACAAAACGCGAACCCTGAAGCACCGGTCCTTCTACGAGGCCATGTTGCCCTTCCTGTCCCCGGTGCTGCTCTTCATCCTGTGCACTGCCTGGATCTTCTGGTCGCCGTCCGATATCCTGGAGGCCCACCCCCGCCTTTTCTACTTCTTGGTGGGGACGGCCTTTGCTAACATCTCT TGCCGCCTGATCGTCTGCCAGATGAGCAACACGCGATGCCAGCCGCTCAACTGGCTGCTCCTCCCGCTCGCCCTCGTCGTCTTGTTGGTGACCTCCAACGCCCTGCCGGAGCACGAGACCTTCCTCCTCTACTTGGTCACCACCTTCATTACCCTGGCCCACATCCATTATGGAGTCTGTGTG gtgAGCCAGCTGAGTAAGCATTTCAACATCTGCACCTTTTCGCTGCGAAAGCCCAGCTCCGATTGACTAGACGTGGAGGTGGCAGCGGAGGAGAAGGTGGGCCTGTGA